The nucleotide window cggcccaaagacagataccgggacaacgctgGAGCCGACAGATGAGACCTGCAGATGGATCAGATTGCCctgtgagattgaaggtaagagtATTTTTGTTGTCATggggtacttttgagtttagttcctctaagGCTGAGCAGACATTTCCATAAACATTGTTAGAACCACAGGTGCTATGTTTCTAACTTAGGGGAGCAGAGAGAACACCCATTGCCATGGCAACTGTACCAATATGGAGGCATGACCCACCACAGATTTCTTAGGGGTAAATGAGACTCTACCATTCCCACCTATaaataaggggggggggtcaGCCAGAGGGATTTCCCCTGTTCCCTTAGCAACAAGATCACTATGGTAACCTGACCCTATGAATAAGTGGCCAATTATAACCTCAGCACAGGCCCAgtcctgacaggttctctttatgataGAATTCCCCTCAGCTATGCAGGGCTCCCCGGGGATCTTACAAAGCTGATGGGCTTCCTCTTGTCCGGTTCTGGCTTCTTCTCCTCCTGGGGGCCGGACTCCTCTTTGTTCCCGGTTGTGTTCTGCTCCATCTTCTTCTTGAAGAGCTCCAGGAAGCTGCCGTCATTGGCGAACACGTTGACGCCGGAGGTGGTGGAGGGGTAGGCTGGAACGGCGGGGGTGTAGTAGGTCGTTGCAGGCTGGAAGAAGGCCGGGGGCATCGGAAGGAGAGGCTGAGCGGAGGGTTTGGAGGCCGACACCGGGGCCTTCTTTTCCGCAGGGGGTTCAGGGGCGGGGGCCGCCTCTTTATCACTGTCCTCGGTCCCTTCCTGTTCGTCCTCTGCGGATTCCTCGTTCTTGTCGTTTAGCAGCGGGGCCTCTGCGGATTCCTCGTTCTTGTCGTTTAGCAGCAGCGGGGCCTCcgcggcttcctctccctcctcctcacTGTCTTCCGCCGAAGGTGGCCGTGGACTCTCCTCCGCCATCTTGAGGCCAGCAGCTACCTCTTAAACACTCTCCGTCACAGCCGTTGCAATGTTTACCTCAGGAAACCGGCGGGaaagcttttccaaaatggcGGACACCAGCAACCCGCAAAGAGAAATTTCTAGACGTACGTAGAGTCGATGACTGAACTGCACAAGCCAATAGCAGCTCGCTAAAGAAATACGTACACAGGCGGTACCGGCGAGAAAAGATTGAAAGACTAGCCAATGCGGACGCTGATTTTGGAGATGGTGGCCCAATCAGAATTCAGGCTATGTGACATCTCTAGGCGTGTTTGGCTGTCAAAACCAAAACCCCAGCCAATGAACAGTTTTAGGCCTCTTGTTGTTATGCGTTCTGCTCTAATAGGCAAAGTCGTTAGCCAATCCTGTATAAGAAACGCTAGGCAGGCTTCCAATAAGAGGCCGCCTATGAAAATGAAGCAATTGACATTGATTGGCATGTGGCTCGACCATTCAGCGATGGGGAAGTTTGTGATTGGTAATAACGAAGGCAGACCCTTCTTCTATCCGTGTCATGGTGCGGCTTTGTGTGGGGTTTGGATTGGCTGCCTGAGGTCACGTGAATCTGAGTGAAGATGGCTGCGCCGGTAGATGAGGAGTTTGAGGATGCTCCAGATGTGGAGCCATTGGAGCCTACGTTACTCAATGTGATAGAGCAGCGCTCCCTCCGCTGGATCTTCGTGGGAGGGAAAGGAGGAGTGGGCAAGACCACCTGCAGGTGAAGTGCACGGATTATACAGGGTAGGCCAGGCAGGGGATGGGTGTAGGTGGACTGTACCAACTGAACACCTAATGGGGAGAGATGTGGGAGAAACCAACTGGGCAGGAGGGGTGTCCTATTGGAGCTCTGTTGCACGAAAAGCTTTCCTAGCTACATCTGCTGCCCTTTACTATTTTAAGGAGTAGGTGGGATGCTGCCTTTTGTGGTTGGACTGCAGGTTCCATAGTGTTAGTGCATGCTTTTGTTCTCAATGTAGAGTGTTGGCTAaggcatgctgggaattgtagttctaTCCTAACACTCAATGGCTGACATGCATTTAAAGCTGATCCCCGGGTCGGTGATGGTCGCTGGGatacaattaaaaacataaaacctgtTTTTACTCCCCTACTGTCCCAGTCACATGACCCAGAGCTCTTCTGTTTACTTCTGTCCATTAGCTGCTTGAGTTAGAGTTCCTATTGGCTGTCCGATTTCAGGGGCATTTTTGGTTGGATTCAACAGTGATGATATCAGGAAAAGGAGCCAGTTAGGGGACCGGCTGGCATGGCCGCATCTTCAGTGATGGGTCAGCAGTCCCTGGCACCTTACAGTAAGAACTGGACAACAGGTTTAGGTAATACTATCTTCATTGCAAGGAAAGGAAAAATTATATCATGCAGGGTAGGTTAGAGAATGATTGTCAGGAGATGGGATTTTCCTGGAGTTGTGCTTTAGGGGTTGTCATAGACTCAGCACCACCATTTATGGAAAGAGGTGGTaaagtaaacaattatttttattttctgctctaCAGTTGCAGCCTGGCCGTGCAGTTGTCTCGGATTCGAGAGAGCGTGCTGATCATTTCCACAGATCCCGCCCATAACATCTCCGACGCCTTCGACCAGAAGTTCTCCAAGGTCCCCACCAAAGTGCGCGGCTATGATAACCTCTTTGCTATGGTGAGAAGACGCTTCTCTCCAATGTACACCTATATCACATTGCAAACACTTTCCTATCACCAAAATAAGATTGGTAACAATCCTAATAAACACACACAGATATTCATGTTTTCTTATTATCCATGAGTAATATTGAAGTTCAGGAAGAGAACAACTCTGACACACTAATGCCATTTCAGTAGAGCATTGCCCCTTTTCTATGGGAACATTGGTCGATCGTCTGCTTTTGCTTAGACTGTGGTTTATGATTGGTCACAGATTCCCCTTGGTGCTTGGTCTCTGATGGGCAAAGTTGGAAGTGTGCAGTGCTCTCcgtggccccttttagctgggcgcaccacccagcacttttcagtaaacgcCCGGTTCAGAGAAAAGGGCCTTATCAGCCTTCGTGCCCCCTTCTGGTACCTTACCATGCTGGTACATTGGTTTGATCTTAGAAATGTCTTTAGCTGTATTtataatacctggtgattctgccaccAATGTTCTTTTACATCCTTTTCTAACTCTTTCCTTGTCCCTCAAAAATTTCATGTTCAAACtcacattacacagacatggtgCCTGTTCCTTTTTTCCTTGCAAAATCCGTTTATATAAATGACATCCATAAATGTCATCCTGTCTCTGCTATGCAGGAGATTGATCCCAGCCTGGGAGTGGCTGAACTGCCAGACGAGATATTCGAGGAGGACAACATGCTTAGCATGGGCAAGAAGATGATGCAGGAAGCCATGAGCGCCTTTCCTGGAATAGATGAGGCTATGAGCTATGCAGAGGTGATGAGGTGAGCAAAAAATATAGACCAAGTTGTCCGCTGTTTCCAGATGTTACCTTTGGAATGGCAATGCCATGGTGGTTGGAATAAAGTGTGAAGTATGTTATTTTTGATGGCCAAAaccctccctggtggtctgaataatgagtatttttaaatgccaaagtgatacatttaaaaatacttattattttaaattttccgcctaCCAGTCCCACAGTgccgccctccagcctaaggcttaCACCAGGGCAAGCAGATGCACCGCTGGAGGATAttgctggaatgtgggaaccaggtaggactaaaactccctggcaattccaccccgagtgtgactcgcggttactgcttttggcactgaaaattaatcccgaaccacactcgggaataccgccaggcaGCCTAATAAAGTGTTATGAAATCCACACATTTTTAGTGTATACCTCTTTTATTTGACT belongs to Pyxicephalus adspersus chromosome 2, UCB_Pads_2.0, whole genome shotgun sequence and includes:
- the TRIR gene encoding telomerase RNA component interacting RNase translates to MAEESPRPPSAEDSEEEGEEAAEAPLLLNDKNEESAEAPLLNDKNEESAEDEQEGTEDSDKEAAPAPEPPAEKKAPVSASKPSAQPLLPMPPAFFQPATTYYTPAVPAYPSTTSGVNVFANDGSFLELFKKKMEQNTTGNKEESGPQEEKKPEPDKRKPISFVGKRRGGAKLALKTGMVAKKPKTDDEEVVVQKGGAWAQYMAEVKKYKAHQCSDDDKTRPLVK